One part of the Denticeps clupeoides chromosome 8, fDenClu1.1, whole genome shotgun sequence genome encodes these proteins:
- the irf1a gene encoding interferon regulatory factor 1a, protein MHQDRLRLRPWLEEQIDSGNHHGVIWLDEPARVFQIPWKHAARHGWNIDKDATLFRNWAIHTGRHKPGIDKPDPKTWKANFRCALNSLQDVKELHEKSIKKGSNAYRVYVMLPTAKSSRRRKGPTQTEVDIKRRVPPLSSTPHAPLERFSEAFCRYSEGDGAHLPSIFHKRDWFPPFNAVKNEGQTDHFYCQSHFATEAHGTHYAPSDDREQAEAVLKQIVDHLKNSERYEASSETDRSWRAATSPWTELLWETDSFPRDYHCHGLPAGQFA, encoded by the exons ATGCACCAAGACCGTCTTCGACTTCGCCCCTGGCTGGAGGAGCAAATCGACTCAGGGAACCACCATGGAGTTATATGGCTGGATGAG CCAGCCAGGGTTTTCCAGATCCCATGGAAGCACGCCGCCCGACATGGTTGGAATATAGACAAGGACGCCACTCTGTTTCGAAACTGGGCAATTCATACAG GAAGACATAAACCTGGCATTGACAAGCCAGACCCAAAGACGTGGAAAGCCAACTTCCGCTGTGCTCTGAACTCCCTGCAAGACGTGAAGGAGCTCCATGAAAAGAGCATTAAGAAGGGGAGCAATGCCTACAGGGTCTACGTCATGCTGCCCACAGCAAAGTCCTCCAGGAGGAGGAAAG GTCCGACACAGACTGAAGTTGATATCAAACGCAGAGTTCCACCACTGTCCTCAACTCCACACGCGCCCCTGGAGAGGTTTTCAG AGGCTTTCTGCAGGTACAGTGAGGGCGACGGAGCTCACCTACCGTCCATCTTCCACAAAAGAGACTGGTTCCCTCCTTTCAACGCTGTAAAGAATGAAGGCCAAACAGATCACTTCTACTGCCAGTCCCACTTCGCAACGGAGGCGCACG GAACCCACTATGCCCCAAGCGACGATCGCGAGCAAGCAGAAGCCGTTTTAAAG CAGATAGTTGATCACCTCAAAAACTCCGAACGCTACGAAGCTTCCAGTGAAACTGACCGAAGTTGGAGGGCAGCCACCTCACCCTGGACAGAGCTTTTAT GGGAGACCGACTCCTTCCCGAGAGATTACCACTGCCACGGCCTCCCCGCGGGTCAGTTTGCCTGA
- the LOC114795175 gene encoding protein glass-like, with protein MDHLLEFMYTGKLPPQGHADSVLSAAVHLQMDELLQALSRSVLRTDEKCVNDRKRTFEEQQPSASSHRLEEPLPGPCSETVSVICHASSQAAVPGASELHGGDGSGGRSPPSKRAKLWSASAGRPECRSPRRPRSGEASMADASSRQPDASAQHIFTGVGDHLFESGNEELDPHRSTRSLSSVQPPSPAASATFEDKSSPLSPSDHASDRLATSVSGGGETLLDLDSKSPVSSSPPNVCAAAAPAEKTISKGRQRSADLPNYQGHVRYRCAGRGSHHVTESSDSDEYLCTLASNAACRRSSSSDGEASGFTAGLGVPGESRPSGGLAPSAAQTYQCDVCERSFSQRGSLNRHVRSHLGVKPYSCPRCPMTFSRQYRVTEHMRVHQHGCEDAQRGASRPGLSYGTPGS; from the exons ATGGACCACCTGCTGGAGTTCATGTACACGGGCAAGCTGCCGCCGCAAGGCCACGCGGACTCCGTGCTGTCTGCAGCGGTCCACCTGCAGATGGACGAGCTCCTGCAGGCGCTGTCTCGCTCGGTACTCCGTACGGACG AGAAATGTGTGAATGATCGGAAAAGGACGTTTGAGGAACAGCAGCCCTCGGCTTCCTCACACAGACTCGAGGAGCCGCTGCCAGGTCCGTGCAGTGAGACGGTCTCTGTCATATGCCACGCATCATCGCAAGCTGCCGTCCCCGGCGCCTCAGAGCTCCACGGAGGAGACGGGTCTGGAGGACGCAGCCCTCCGTCGAAACGGGCCAAGCTCTGGTCCGCCTCGGCAGGCCGTCCAGAGTGCAGGAGTCCGAGACGTCCACGTAGCGGTGAGGCTTCGATGGCCGATGCCAGCAGCCGTCAGCCAGACGCTTCTGCTCAACACATCTTCACCGGGGTCGGAGATCATCTTTTCGAGTCGGGCAACGAAGAGCTTGACCCTCATCGCTCGACTCGTAGTCTTTCCAGCGTCCAGCCGCCGAGTCCTGCCGCCAGTGCGACTTTTGAGGACAAATCTTCTCCTTTGTCCCCTTCTGACCACGCAAGTGACCGGCTTGCGACCAGCGTGTCAGGTGGCGGCGAGACCCTCTTGGATTTGGATTCCAAATCGCCCGTCAGCTCCTCGCCGCCGAACGTGTGTGCTGCAGCTGCGCCAGCTGAGAAGACGATTTCGAAAGGACGCCAGAGAAGCGCAGACTTGCCAAACTATCAGGGTCATGTCAGGTACCGGTGTGCTGGCAGAGGAAGTCACCACGTGACGGAGTCCAGCGACTCGGACGAATATCTGTGCACTCTGGCCTCCAACGCAGCCTGCAGACGCAGCTCCTCCAGTGACGGGGAGGCCTCCGGTTTCACCGCGGGACTCGGCGTCCCCGGCGAGTCCCGGCCAAGCGGCGGCCTCGCGCCTTCCGCCGCGCAGACGTACCAGTGCGACGTGTGCGAGCGGAGCTTCAGCCAGCGCGGCTCCCTGAACAGGCACGTGAGGTCCCACCTGGGCGTGAAGCCTTACTCCTGCCCGCGGTGCCCCATGACCTTCTCCAGGCAGTACCGCGTCACCGAGCACATGCGGGTGCACCAGCACGGCTGCGAGGACGCGCAGAGAGGAGCGTCCAGGCCAGGGCTCTCCTATGGCACACCTGGTTCATAA
- the ddx21 gene encoding nucleolar RNA helicase 2, which produces MPSKVSRGPATAADATHADMDAPETGKKVKKEKVKKPKMVINDEPDECDPPAAKKKKKKDKMDTANGDVSDVNGNIEVTSSSAKSTSLPNNGLNDGSINNQMIKKKKKKDATENGTSAKVITPSQSSEDSCSSDSEKESETPEQKEGAFSNFRISQNTIKLLQARGATYLFDIQVKTFNSVYDGKDVIGQARTGTGKTFSFAIPLIERIQSSQEDRRRGRPPKVLVLAPTRELAIQVAKDFKDITKRLSVTCFYGGSPYNPQIDAIRNGIDILVGTPGRIKDHLQNNKLDLSKLMHVVLDEVDQMLDMGFAEQVEEILSASYKKEKEDNPQTLLFSATCPSWVYEVAKKYMRSQFVHVDLIGKKTQKAATTVEHLAIACHWSQRAAVIGDVIQVYSGSHARAIVFCETKKEATELSLNASIKQSAQCLHGDIPQKQREVTLKGFRNGAFEVLVATNVAARGLDIPEVDLVVQSSPPKDVESYIHRSGRTGRAGRTGVCICFYQRKEEDQLRYVEQKAGITFKRVGVPTANDIIKSSSKDAVRYLDSVPAAAVDYFRAAAEKLIEERGAVDALAAALAHISGATSLEQRSLMNSDSGYTTMLLTCSLEMHNIGYAWRGLKEQVGEGVDSYVQRMTFLKGRKGVCFDVQAEKVKEIQDAWKDGRRWQLSVATELPELEEAVRNRGNRSSGGFGGRPYQGGGRGGGRGFGFRNNRRGGGGGQKRSFSKAFE; this is translated from the exons ATGCCGTCTAAAGTCTCCCGTGGCCCCGCGACCGCCGCTGACGCCACACACGCCGACATGGATGCACCAGAGACGGGCAAA AAAGTGAAGAAGGAAAAGGTGAAGAAGCCCAAAATGGTCATAAATGATGAACCTGATGAGTGTGACCCGCCAGcagccaagaagaagaagaaaaaggacaaGATGGACACTGCCAACGGGGACGTCTCTGATGTTAACGGCAACATTGAAGTGACGTCCTCTTCGGCCAAAAGCACGTCCCTTCCCAACAACGGACTGAACGACGGTTCCATTAACAACCAAATGATAAAG aaaaagaaaaaaaaagatgcaacaGAAAATGGAACATCCGCAAAAGTGATCACTCCATCACAGTCGAGCGAGGATTCCTGCAGCAGTGACAGTGAAAAGGAGTCG GAGACCCCAGAACAGAAAGAGGGAGCATTTTCAAATTTCCGTATTTCACAGAACACAATCAAACTCCTTCAAG CACGCGGAGCTACGTACCTGTTCGACATCCAGGTCAAAACTTTCAACTCAGTTTATGATGGGAAGGATGTGATTGGCCAGGCTCGAACAGGAACAGGAAAAACATTCTCCTTCGCCATTCCTCTCATTGAGAGAATCCAGTCAAGCCAGGAGGACAGACGTAGGGGGAGACCCCCTAAG GTTTTAGTTCTTGCACCAACTCGAGAATTAGCCATTCAAGTGGCAAAGGATTTCAAAGACATCACCAAGAGACTTTCTGTGACGTGCTTTTATGGAGGGAGCCCCTACAATCCACAAA TTGATGCCATTCGCAACGGCATCGATATATTGGTGGGCACCCCTGGCCGAATTAAAGACCACCTCCAGAACAACAAGCTCGACCTGTCCAAGTTGATGCACGTGGTGTTGGATGAAGTGGACCAAATGCTCGACATGGGCTTTGCTGAGCAGGTGGAGGAGATCCTGTCCGCCTCGTACAAGAAAG AAAAAGAGGACAACCCCCAGACGCTGCTCTTCTCTGCCACCTGCCCGTCCTGGGTGTACGAGGTAGCCAAGAAGTACATGAGGTCACAGTTTGTGCACGTCGATCTGATTGGCAAGAAAACCCAGAAGGCTGCGACCACGGTCGAG CACTTGGCCATCGCCTGCCACTGGTCCCAGAGGGCAGCGGTCATTGGAGACGTCATCCAGGTGTACAGTGGCAGCCATGCCCGCGCCATCGTGTTTTGCGAGACCAAGAAAGAGGCCACCGAGCTCTCACTGAATGCTTCCATCAAACAG AGTGCCCAGTGTTTACACGGAGACATTCCCCAGAAACAGAGAGAAGTCACGCTGAAGGGTTTCAGGAACGGCGCCTTTGAGGTCTTGGTGGCCACAAATGTGGCAGCTCGAGGCCTGGACATCCCAGAAGTTGACTTAGTTGTGCAGAGTTCTCCCCCCAag GACGTCGAGTCGTACATTCATCGGTCCGGTCGGACAGGCCGCGCTGGCAGAACGGGCGTGTGCATCTGCTTTTACCAACGCAAGGAAGAGGACCAGCTTCGCTATGTAGAGCAGAAAGCAGGCATCACCTTCAAACGCGTTGGAGTCCCAACTGCCAATGACATCATCAAGTCCTCAAGCAAAGATgcagtaag GTATCTGGACTCGGTGCCGGCGGCTGCAGTCGATTACTTCCGCGCGGCGGCAGAGAAGCTGATCGAGGAGCGCGGGGCGGTGGACGCTCTGGCGGCGGCTCTGGCCCACATCTCCGGAGCGACCAGCCTGGAGCAGCGGTCCCTCATGAACTCCGACTCG GGATACACCACCATGCTGCTGACCTGCTCCTTGGAGATGCACAACATCGGCTACGCCTGGCGGGGTCTGAAGGAGCAGGTTGGGGAGGGGGTCGACAGCTACGTCCAGCGTATGACTTTCCTCAAGGGCAGGAAG GGTGTCTGTTTTGACGTCCAAGCTGAGAAGGTGAAAGAAATCCAG GACGCCTGGAAGGACGGCCGCCGTTGGCAGCTGTCCGTCGCCACAGAACTTCCAGAGCTGGAGGAGGCTGTGCGTAACCGCGGCAACAGGTCGTCTGGGGGGTTTGGGGGCCGCCCCTACCAAGGCGGCGGAAGAGGTGGCGGCCGTGGATTCGGCTTCAGGAACAACAGAAGAGGCGGAGGAGGTGGGCAGAAGCGCAGCTTCAGCAAGGCCTTCGAGTAA
- the LOC114795198 gene encoding uncharacterized protein LOC114795198: protein MSTAVVGAVGPDRGADEPNTTTVGGTKPLHRFLRAHPKCVGVMMTALGGSLFIMGIPLKMDDTNSSADAFSSFWLGLLFITCGILYIQAELKISKKIVTASLALSIISILGAVTAFFEFLKSIIYTTYSISSMYFSGLNQTDAVYFSQLQNQIFALEVLFMVQSIAGAVVLITMAVFARAALRSSRTQAVVVMKKLPTAE from the exons ATGTCCACGGCAGTTGTAGGTGCCGTCGGCCCAGACCGGGGCGCAGATGAACCAAACACCACGACGGTGGGTGGAACTAAACCCCTGCATCGCTTCCTTAGAGCACATCCCAAGTGTGTTGGG GTTATGATGACAGCTCTTGGCGGATCGCTGTTCATTATGGGGATTCCTCTGAAGATGGACGACACGAACAGCTCTGCAGACGCCTTTAGCTCCTTCTGGCTTGGACTTTTG TTTATCACCTGTGGTATTCTGTACATCCAAGCGGAACTCAAAATCTCCAAGAAAATA GTGACAGCCAGCTTGGCACTGAGCATTATCTCCATCTTGGGAGCAGTAACTGCTTTCTTCGAGTTCCTAAAATCCATAATTTATACGACTTACTCAATTTCTAGTATGTATTTTAGTGGTTTAAACCAAACAGACGCGGTCTATTTCTCCCAGTTGCAG AACCAGATCTTTGCGTTGGAGGTTTTGTTCATGGTGCAGTCCATAGCAGGCGCCGTCGTCCTGATAACAATGGCGGTTTTTGCAAGAGCAGCATTGCGAAGCAGCAGGACTCAG GCGGTAGTCGTGATGAAGAAGCTGCCAACTGCGGAATGA